A window of Natrinema versiforme contains these coding sequences:
- a CDS encoding calcium/sodium antiporter, with protein sequence MLSGTPLFLLLLAGGIVALYGGAELLVAGAGRLALGIGLRATTVGVTVIAFATTAPELFVSTIGALNVSTDIGLGAVVGSNIANIGLVLGAAALIKPLPIADRVMRRHVPTMVLAAILLVGLGANGRIGRLEGAIFLLVLGGFTAFLLYYVNADPAPMADDPDAGAGVSIRDIALVAGGLVTLVVGSRWLVAGGTGLLSALGVSDLVIGLTVLALGTSLPELAASVVGAVRGETEFAVGNVVGSNIYNILAVLGIVALITPIEIQPATLRFELPIMVAFTVLLVGLMGYGRRLTRIDGAVLIAGYLGFIYLLIP encoded by the coding sequence ATGCTCTCCGGAACCCCGTTATTTCTCCTCTTGCTGGCCGGCGGGATCGTCGCGCTGTACGGCGGTGCCGAGTTGCTGGTCGCGGGCGCGGGTCGGCTGGCGCTCGGGATCGGGCTTCGGGCGACGACCGTCGGCGTGACGGTGATCGCGTTCGCGACGACCGCGCCGGAACTGTTCGTCTCGACGATCGGCGCGTTGAACGTCTCGACCGATATCGGTCTGGGCGCGGTCGTCGGCTCGAACATCGCGAACATCGGGCTGGTGCTCGGGGCCGCCGCGCTGATCAAACCGCTCCCGATCGCCGACCGGGTCATGCGCCGACACGTCCCCACGATGGTACTCGCCGCGATCCTCCTCGTCGGACTCGGTGCGAACGGCCGGATCGGCCGCCTCGAGGGAGCGATCTTCCTGCTCGTCCTTGGGGGATTCACGGCCTTCCTCCTCTATTACGTCAACGCGGATCCCGCACCGATGGCCGACGACCCCGATGCCGGTGCCGGGGTCTCGATCCGAGATATCGCGCTCGTCGCCGGCGGGTTGGTCACGCTCGTCGTCGGCTCGCGGTGGCTCGTCGCCGGCGGGACGGGGCTGCTGTCGGCGCTTGGCGTCTCGGACCTCGTTATCGGCCTGACGGTGCTCGCGCTCGGAACGTCGCTTCCGGAACTGGCCGCCTCGGTCGTCGGGGCCGTCCGCGGCGAGACCGAGTTCGCGGTCGGCAACGTCGTCGGCTCGAACATCTACAACATCCTCGCCGTGTTGGGAATCGTGGCCCTGATCACCCCGATCGAGATCCAACCCGCGACGCTCCGGTTCGAACTCCCGATCATGGTCGCCTTTACCGTCCTCCTGGTCGGACTGATGGGATACGGCCGGCGGCTCACCCGGATCGACGGCGCGGTCCTCATCGCCGGCTATCTCGGATTTATCTACCTGCTGATACCCTGA
- a CDS encoding PAS domain S-box protein: MRDNPCDHAASPDETSRAAERSDRQIDCIDVSELSGVISDAAIALLDAGGRVTAWNDGAYQLMGYDEATIGGSHYRTCFPADARESGRPERILERARADGKAEDDGWRVRSDGSRFWAHEEIAPIREGGAVGGDAPDGADLRGYVWFVHDRTEERERKRQLREEKAFTESVFEAQPDIVYAFDADENYLEWNDRAPEVTGYTESELAEMSPLEFVVPEHRERIAEAVQRVLEEDEYVAVEADLLTKDGRRIPHEFNSARITGIDGSVLGFTGTARDITDRKARERELREEKAFTESILEAQPDILYAYDPEGNLIEWNEQFQRVTGYEPDDLTGMHPLKFIAPADRDGIGDAIDRILEEGERITTEGQILTEDGRRIPYEFNSARITDDDGAVLGFTGVGRDITDRKARERELERLERLNAIVRTIDETMVAAETREEIETAIVEGFAAADVYRFAVIGRADPATTSDGYSWEPAARAGIDAATVEEVLPSFVDPPADGSGTSPFETRTVQCYRHLHESPIDEWRAGADDRGYGSVAVVPITASDRSFGALVIGADEPSAFADREREVLQEFGGTIGHAINAMAVRRLLYTDTVVELEFESTDRGDVCIDLSQRGSCTLSIDHVLPLTDEVFVYYLTVTDIDPEEVRDVARDDPAITELRRIDETEDESYWEVVVRSSTITDLLGEYGARLQSKVVRDGVAEFTVQVSPDVNLRELVGAVTSAYPDTRLVSKRTVDRPVETRGDFRRTVESLLTEKQRLALEAAYHGGYFEWPTRNSDASEIADRLGIARQTFHQHLRVAQAKLLSAYFGGDE; the protein is encoded by the coding sequence ATGAGGGATAATCCGTGTGACCACGCGGCGTCGCCGGACGAGACGAGTCGCGCCGCAGAACGAAGCGACCGACAGATCGATTGCATCGATGTCAGCGAGCTGAGCGGCGTCATCAGCGACGCCGCCATCGCGCTGCTGGACGCCGGTGGACGCGTCACCGCGTGGAACGACGGTGCGTATCAACTCATGGGATACGACGAAGCGACGATCGGCGGCTCGCACTACCGGACGTGCTTTCCGGCGGACGCCCGCGAGTCCGGTCGGCCGGAGCGGATACTCGAGCGAGCGCGCGCGGACGGGAAAGCCGAGGACGACGGCTGGCGAGTCCGGAGCGACGGCAGTCGGTTCTGGGCCCACGAGGAAATTGCACCGATCCGCGAGGGCGGCGCGGTCGGAGGCGACGCACCCGACGGAGCCGACCTGCGGGGATACGTCTGGTTCGTCCACGACCGCACCGAGGAGCGCGAGCGCAAACGACAGCTCCGCGAGGAGAAGGCGTTCACGGAGAGCGTCTTCGAGGCACAACCGGACATCGTCTACGCGTTCGACGCGGACGAGAACTACCTCGAGTGGAACGATCGGGCGCCGGAGGTGACGGGGTACACCGAGTCCGAGCTAGCCGAGATGAGCCCGCTCGAGTTCGTCGTCCCGGAACACCGCGAGCGGATCGCCGAGGCGGTCCAGCGGGTCCTCGAGGAAGACGAGTACGTCGCCGTCGAAGCGGACCTCCTCACGAAAGACGGGCGTCGAATCCCCCACGAGTTCAACAGCGCCCGGATTACCGGCATCGACGGGAGCGTGCTGGGATTTACCGGGACCGCCCGCGACATCACCGACCGCAAGGCCCGCGAGCGGGAACTCCGCGAGGAGAAGGCGTTCACGGAGAGCATCCTCGAGGCCCAGCCGGACATCCTCTACGCGTACGACCCGGAGGGAAACCTGATCGAGTGGAACGAGCAGTTCCAGCGCGTCACCGGCTACGAACCGGACGACCTCACCGGGATGCATCCGCTCAAATTCATCGCGCCGGCGGATCGGGATGGGATCGGCGATGCCATCGACCGAATCCTCGAGGAAGGCGAGCGCATCACGACCGAAGGGCAGATCCTCACCGAAGACGGGCGTCGAATCCCCTACGAGTTCAACAGCGCCCGGATCACCGACGACGACGGAGCCGTACTGGGGTTTACCGGCGTCGGTCGGGACATCACCGATCGCAAGGCCCGCGAGCGTGAACTCGAGCGCCTCGAGCGGCTCAACGCGATCGTTCGGACGATCGACGAGACGATGGTCGCGGCGGAGACCCGTGAGGAGATCGAAACGGCGATCGTCGAGGGGTTCGCGGCCGCGGACGTGTATCGGTTCGCGGTCATCGGGCGGGCCGACCCCGCGACGACGAGCGACGGCTACTCGTGGGAGCCCGCGGCCCGGGCGGGAATCGACGCGGCGACGGTCGAGGAGGTGCTCCCGTCGTTCGTCGACCCGCCGGCCGACGGGTCCGGTACGTCGCCGTTCGAGACGCGGACCGTCCAGTGCTACCGGCACCTCCACGAGAGCCCGATCGACGAGTGGCGAGCCGGCGCCGACGACCGGGGCTACGGCTCGGTCGCCGTCGTGCCGATCACTGCGAGCGATCGGTCCTTCGGCGCGCTCGTGATCGGTGCCGACGAACCGTCGGCCTTCGCCGATCGGGAGCGGGAGGTGCTCCAGGAGTTCGGCGGCACGATCGGCCACGCGATCAACGCGATGGCGGTCCGTCGCCTCCTCTACACGGACACCGTCGTCGAACTCGAGTTCGAGTCGACCGACCGCGGGGACGTCTGTATCGACCTCTCGCAGCGAGGCTCCTGTACCCTCTCGATCGATCACGTCCTGCCGCTGACTGACGAGGTGTTCGTCTACTACCTCACCGTCACCGACATCGATCCGGAGGAGGTTCGAGACGTCGCGCGGGATGACCCCGCGATCACGGAACTGCGCCGCATCGATGAGACCGAAGACGAAAGCTACTGGGAGGTCGTCGTCCGCAGTTCGACGATCACCGACCTGCTCGGGGAGTACGGCGCGCGGCTGCAGTCGAAGGTCGTCCGCGACGGCGTCGCGGAGTTCACGGTACAGGTGAGCCCCGACGTGAACCTGCGCGAACTCGTCGGCGCGGTCACGTCGGCCTACCCCGACACCCGGCTCGTCTCGAAGCGAACCGTCGACCGCCCGGTCGAGACGCGCGGCGACTTCCGGCGGACCGTCGAGTCGCTGCTGACCGAGAAACAGCGACTGGCGCTCGAGGCGGCCTACCACGGCGGCTACTTCGAGTGGCCGACTCGAAACAGCGACGCGAGCGAGATCGCGGATCGGCTCGGTATCGCTCGCCAGACGTTCCACCAGCATCTGCGAGTGGCCCAGGCGAAGCTTCTCTCGGCGTATTTCGGCGGGGACGAGTGA
- the ftsZ gene encoding cell division protein FtsZ, with protein sequence MDSLIDDAIDEAEDGEAADPADAPQGGQSAGTNGSDGRQTGTMTDDELEDVLQDLQTDITVVGCGGAGGNTINRMHEEGIHGAKLVAANTDVQHLVEIDADTKILMGEEKTGGRGAGSLPQVGEEAALESQQDIYDAIDGSDMVFVTAGLGGGTGTGSAPVVAKAAREAGALTISIVTTPFTAEGEVRRTNAEAGLERLRDVSDTVIVVPNDRLLDSVGKLPVRQAFKVSDEVLMRSVKGITELITKPGLVNLDFADVRTVMERGGVAMIGLGESDSEAKAEDSVKTALRSPLLDVDISGASSALVNVTGGNDMAIEEAEGVVEEIYDRIDPDARIIWGTSIDESLEGSMRTMIVVTGVESPQIYGRPDGEDAVQPEAPAQGEDIDFVE encoded by the coding sequence ATGGACTCTCTAATCGACGACGCAATCGACGAGGCCGAGGACGGGGAGGCCGCGGACCCCGCCGACGCGCCACAGGGCGGGCAGTCGGCCGGCACGAACGGATCAGACGGCCGACAGACCGGGACGATGACCGACGACGAACTGGAAGACGTTCTACAGGATCTCCAGACCGATATCACGGTCGTCGGCTGCGGCGGTGCCGGCGGGAACACGATCAACCGCATGCACGAGGAGGGCATCCACGGCGCGAAACTCGTCGCCGCCAACACCGACGTCCAGCACCTCGTGGAGATCGACGCCGACACCAAGATCCTCATGGGCGAGGAGAAGACCGGTGGCCGCGGGGCCGGCTCCCTGCCCCAAGTCGGCGAGGAAGCCGCCCTCGAGAGCCAACAGGACATCTACGACGCCATCGACGGCTCCGACATGGTCTTCGTCACGGCCGGCCTCGGCGGCGGCACCGGAACCGGGTCCGCACCGGTCGTCGCGAAGGCCGCCCGCGAGGCCGGCGCGCTCACAATTTCGATCGTCACGACGCCCTTTACCGCGGAGGGCGAGGTTCGGCGGACCAACGCCGAAGCCGGCCTCGAGCGCCTGCGCGACGTCTCTGATACCGTGATCGTCGTCCCCAACGACCGACTGCTCGACTCCGTCGGCAAACTCCCCGTCCGGCAGGCGTTCAAGGTCAGCGACGAGGTACTGATGCGCTCGGTCAAGGGCATCACGGAACTCATCACGAAACCCGGCCTCGTCAACCTCGACTTCGCCGACGTTCGTACCGTCATGGAACGGGGCGGTGTCGCCATGATTGGCCTCGGCGAGTCCGACTCCGAGGCGAAAGCCGAAGATTCGGTCAAGACCGCGCTGCGCTCGCCGCTGCTCGACGTCGATATCTCCGGCGCGAGTTCCGCGCTGGTCAACGTCACCGGCGGCAACGACATGGCCATCGAGGAGGCCGAAGGCGTCGTCGAGGAGATCTACGACCGGATCGACCCCGACGCCCGCATCATCTGGGGGACCTCGATCGACGAGAGCCTCGAGGGCAGCATGCGGACGATGATCGTCGTCACCGGCGTCGAATCGCCACAGATCTACGGCCGGCCCGACGGCGAAGACGCCGTCCAGCCCGAAGCGCCCGCTCAAGGCGAAGACATCGACTTCGTCGAGTAA
- a CDS encoding anthranilate synthase component I family protein, protein MSDPRVVTTLDSFRAAARDGDGASAADEEECTSATQAGLRVPVEARVTVDDPFLAYRRARDGDGGAFLETTGGQPGWGYFGVDPVDRLTVGADAIPRARDGDRSPSLAALEGLLASDRLARGDCDVPYPCGAVGWLAYDIARELEALPDSAVDDRGLPRLEVAVYDRLVAWEEPVEGDVTLRITACPRVPVGTTDGDLEAAYERGRERALELARALCEGNPDIGEPPVSSPEATFESECGREAFADRVRQVKEYVRDGDTFQANISQRLVAPAAVHPVAAYDALRRVNPAPYSGLLEFRAADLVSASPELLLEREAPRTSESSSGAGREHSVRPDGASGEGRPASGRRERDGDFVRTEPIAGTRPRGDTAKEDSALEADLLTDEKERAEHAMLVDLERNDLGKVCAYGSVDVEEYRRIDRYAEVMHLVSNVTGRLRPDATLADAVAATFPGGTITGAPKPRTMAIIDELEATRRGPYTGSVGVFGFDGRATLNIVIRTLVRHADEYHLRVGAGIVHDSDPDREYDETLDKARALIAAVDDALGQRADMGLEADGEADSKRADGGDAGD, encoded by the coding sequence ATGAGCGATCCGCGCGTCGTGACGACGCTCGACTCGTTTCGCGCCGCCGCTCGCGACGGCGACGGTGCGTCGGCCGCGGACGAGGAGGAGTGCACGTCGGCGACACAGGCCGGACTCCGCGTTCCCGTCGAAGCCCGCGTGACCGTCGACGATCCGTTTCTCGCCTATCGGCGAGCACGCGACGGCGACGGGGGTGCCTTCCTCGAGACGACCGGCGGCCAGCCCGGCTGGGGCTACTTCGGCGTCGACCCCGTCGATCGGCTCACCGTCGGTGCCGACGCAATCCCGCGGGCTCGAGACGGCGACCGGTCGCCGAGCCTCGCCGCGCTCGAGGGGCTGCTCGCGAGCGACCGGCTCGCACGCGGCGACTGCGACGTACCCTATCCCTGCGGCGCCGTCGGCTGGCTCGCCTACGATATCGCCCGCGAACTCGAGGCGCTGCCCGACTCGGCCGTCGACGATCGGGGATTGCCCCGGCTCGAGGTCGCCGTCTACGATCGGCTCGTCGCGTGGGAGGAACCCGTTGAAGGCGACGTGACGCTGCGGATTACGGCCTGTCCGCGGGTTCCCGTCGGGACTACCGACGGCGACCTCGAGGCGGCCTACGAACGCGGCCGCGAGCGGGCGCTGGAACTCGCGCGGGCCCTCTGCGAGGGTAATCCCGATATCGGCGAACCGCCGGTCTCGAGCCCGGAAGCGACCTTCGAAAGCGAGTGCGGTCGCGAGGCATTCGCCGACCGCGTGCGACAGGTCAAGGAGTACGTCCGTGACGGCGACACCTTTCAGGCGAACATCTCGCAGCGGCTGGTCGCGCCCGCCGCGGTCCACCCCGTCGCCGCCTACGACGCCCTGCGGCGGGTCAATCCGGCCCCCTACTCCGGTCTGCTCGAGTTCCGAGCGGCCGATCTGGTGAGCGCGAGCCCCGAACTGCTGCTGGAACGCGAGGCGCCGCGCACCTCGGAATCCTCGAGCGGCGCGGGGCGCGAACACAGTGTGCGCCCCGATGGAGCGAGCGGGGAGGGACGACCCGCGAGCGGGCGGCGAGAGCGCGACGGCGACTTCGTCCGAACCGAACCCATCGCCGGCACGCGCCCGCGCGGGGACACGGCCAAGGAAGACAGCGCGCTCGAGGCGGATCTGCTGACAGACGAAAAGGAACGCGCCGAGCACGCCATGTTGGTCGATCTCGAGCGCAACGACCTCGGGAAGGTCTGTGCGTACGGCTCCGTCGACGTCGAGGAGTACCGCCGGATCGACCGCTACGCCGAGGTGATGCACCTCGTGTCGAACGTCACCGGCCGACTGCGGCCCGACGCGACCCTCGCCGACGCCGTCGCGGCGACGTTCCCCGGCGGCACGATCACCGGCGCGCCGAAGCCGCGGACGATGGCGATCATCGACGAACTCGAGGCGACCCGTCGCGGGCCCTACACGGGTAGCGTCGGGGTCTTCGGCTTCGACGGCCGGGCCACCCTCAATATCGTCATTCGGACGCTGGTCCGCCACGCCGACGAGTACCACCTGCGGGTCGGCGCGGGCATCGTCCACGACTCCGATCCCGATCGCGAGTACGACGAGACCCTCGACAAGGCCCGCGCGCTCATCGCGGCCGTCGACGACGCGCTCGGCCAGCGGGCCGATATGGGACTCGAGGCGGACGGCGAAGCGGACTCGAAGCGAGCCGACGGAGGTGACGCCGGTGACTGA
- a CDS encoding ferritin family protein: MDAAEFRDSVAESMAIELERLGSSKLLVALTDADLAEATVLRIAAESERAAMETFEAWADDEGHEDARQLFGDYHEQERDHYDRIAADLEDESAVDGDAGPMHEHLRSLETTAARLGGLVGRALVGDRTHLQLVNFFVNEGDEKRADRFRELRTETAAQGDRAAALLEEICTEDDDWERARTAAEDAITAAYEAYADSLDDLGLDPKPIC, encoded by the coding sequence ATGGACGCCGCCGAATTCCGGGACTCGGTTGCGGAGTCGATGGCCATCGAACTCGAGCGGCTCGGGTCGTCGAAACTGCTCGTCGCGCTCACCGACGCGGACCTCGCCGAAGCGACCGTCCTCCGAATCGCCGCAGAGAGCGAACGGGCGGCGATGGAGACGTTCGAGGCGTGGGCCGACGACGAGGGCCACGAAGACGCGCGGCAGCTCTTCGGTGACTATCACGAGCAGGAACGGGATCACTACGATCGGATCGCGGCCGACCTCGAGGACGAATCGGCGGTCGACGGGGACGCCGGACCGATGCACGAACACCTCCGGTCGCTGGAGACGACGGCGGCTCGCCTCGGCGGGCTGGTCGGACGAGCGCTGGTCGGCGATCGAACCCACCTGCAGCTCGTGAACTTCTTCGTCAACGAGGGCGACGAGAAACGCGCCGACCGGTTCCGAGAGTTGCGGACCGAAACGGCCGCGCAGGGTGACCGGGCGGCCGCGTTGCTCGAGGAGATCTGTACTGAGGACGACGACTGGGAGCGAGCGCGGACGGCGGCCGAGGACGCGATCACCGCGGCCTACGAGGCCTACGCCGATTCGTTGGACGACCTCGGTCTCGATCCGAAGCCGATCTGTTGA
- a CDS encoding helix-hairpin-helix domain-containing protein codes for MAILQKLKSLLGFDESDSERGGAREVGVTVEREGSTDDGSGVDADRNESATGGRTTGTTEPPQSAATGPSASKSTEPEPETESADGSDETAEPAESTGSSVAETPTAAETPDQPAESSPVEEAEPDAEPAADAEVDETETAAESEPDATADTDGDVASSDADADADIDATVDEPDEESDAGTGAAEAAETEAEEPAETESAETEADAETDESNGESVDVIKGIGPAYADRLAGAGVDTVGELAAADAAELAEQTDISEKRIQGWIDRAEVR; via the coding sequence ATGGCAATCCTCCAAAAGCTGAAGTCCCTGTTGGGGTTCGACGAGTCGGACTCGGAGCGGGGAGGCGCTCGAGAGGTCGGGGTAACGGTCGAACGGGAAGGGTCGACGGACGACGGGAGCGGCGTCGACGCGGATCGAAACGAATCGGCGACCGGCGGACGAACGACCGGAACCACAGAGCCGCCGCAGTCGGCCGCGACGGGCCCGAGTGCGTCGAAATCGACCGAGCCGGAGCCGGAGACGGAATCGGCGGATGGTTCGGACGAAACCGCCGAACCGGCGGAATCGACCGGCTCGAGTGTGGCCGAAACTCCGACGGCAGCGGAGACGCCGGACCAACCCGCAGAATCCTCTCCGGTCGAGGAGGCCGAACCCGACGCCGAACCGGCCGCGGACGCCGAGGTGGACGAGACTGAGACAGCCGCCGAGAGCGAGCCGGACGCCACAGCCGACACCGACGGAGACGTGGCCTCGAGCGATGCCGACGCCGACGCTGACATCGACGCGACTGTTGACGAACCCGACGAGGAATCGGACGCCGGCACTGGGGCGGCCGAAGCGGCCGAGACCGAAGCCGAGGAACCCGCGGAAACCGAGTCGGCCGAGACCGAAGCCGACGCCGAGACCGACGAATCCAACGGGGAGTCCGTCGACGTGATCAAGGGAATCGGCCCGGCCTACGCCGACCGGCTCGCCGGGGCGGGCGTCGACACCGTCGGCGAACTCGCCGCCGCGGACGCCGCCGAACTGGCCGAACAGACCGACATCTCCGAGAAGCGCATTCAGGGCTGGATCGACCGCGCCGAAGTCCGATAA
- a CDS encoding aminodeoxychorismate/anthranilate synthase component II encodes MTESAPETRILVVDNYDSFAYNLVQYVGEIADDVIVRRNDDIDIAGVRDLEPTGIVVSPGPGTPQEAGVSMPLFAETEIPTLGVCLGHQALCAANGAPVVHAPDVVHGKPSAITHDGEGLFAGLPETFQVGRYHSLSVERADLPESLAETARTTDERGVLMAVRHREKPHLGVQFHPESILTRAQPDAATGSDGADGTDSTNGTDDGSGDDISLELGKRLIENFCRFAATADRGENRA; translated from the coding sequence GTGACTGAGTCCGCACCCGAAACCCGAATCCTCGTCGTGGATAACTACGATTCGTTCGCATACAATCTCGTCCAGTACGTGGGCGAGATCGCGGACGACGTGATCGTCCGGCGGAACGACGACATCGACATCGCGGGCGTTCGCGACCTCGAGCCGACCGGAATCGTCGTCTCGCCGGGTCCCGGAACGCCACAGGAGGCCGGCGTCTCGATGCCGCTGTTCGCCGAGACGGAGATTCCGACTCTCGGCGTCTGTCTCGGGCATCAGGCGCTGTGTGCGGCCAACGGCGCGCCGGTCGTCCACGCACCCGACGTCGTCCACGGAAAGCCGTCGGCGATCACCCACGACGGCGAGGGCCTGTTCGCCGGGCTCCCCGAGACGTTTCAGGTCGGTCGCTACCACTCGCTGTCGGTCGAGCGCGCGGACCTGCCGGAATCGCTCGCGGAGACCGCCCGAACGACGGACGAACGCGGCGTCCTGATGGCGGTCCGCCACCGCGAGAAGCCCCATCTCGGCGTGCAGTTCCACCCCGAGAGCATACTTACGCGGGCCCAGCCCGACGCGGCGACCGGATCAGATGGGGCGGACGGTACAGATAGTACGAACGGTACGGACGACGGCTCCGGCGACGACATCTCGCTCGAGCTCGGCAAGCGGCTGATCGAGAACTTCTGTCGGTTCGCCGCGACGGCCGATCGGGGTGAAAACCGAGCATGA
- a CDS encoding D-aminoacyl-tRNA deacylase — translation MTLAIVESRVDRASTHICDRLRERADWTERTDDSRPDADGGGTYYRLEDAELRSFDDLHIDLESPADAFDCDPDLLVFASRHSGDTGALLTGHFTGNFGPAEFGGEPDAVADAAPNALARLLAAFDEYAPEEYEVGMEATHHGPTDVGCPSLFAELGSGDEQWDDPDGADAVARAILELRTVDPHRSRQVVGFGGNHYAPRFERIVRKTSWAVGHVAADWALEAMDHPTAHRGVLERAFDASEAKIALLDGEWPVLEETLESMDCRIVSETWLREVDDRPLEVVDRVESDLGAVDDGVRFGDRLADPFAVVDLPADLVSTAQGIDPDRVRAIVETETVAFTTDNGGSRVGSRAAIPESESETAETDSEGKSEREDPSSDALETIIEELAGVLEEKYDAVTVEDDAVVAEETAFDPRLARQVGVPEGPKFGALADGESVTVDGETVSPERVRTERTRRFPI, via the coding sequence ATGACCCTCGCTATCGTCGAGAGCCGCGTCGACCGCGCCTCGACGCATATCTGCGACCGCCTCCGCGAGCGCGCCGACTGGACGGAACGGACCGACGACTCCCGACCCGACGCCGACGGCGGTGGGACCTACTACCGACTCGAGGACGCCGAACTCCGGTCGTTCGACGACCTCCACATCGACCTCGAGTCGCCCGCCGACGCCTTCGACTGCGACCCCGACCTGCTCGTCTTCGCCTCGCGCCACTCCGGCGACACCGGCGCGCTGCTGACGGGCCACTTCACGGGGAACTTCGGCCCGGCCGAGTTCGGCGGCGAGCCCGACGCCGTCGCCGACGCGGCTCCGAACGCGCTCGCCCGCCTGCTGGCCGCGTTCGACGAGTACGCTCCCGAGGAGTACGAGGTTGGCATGGAGGCCACCCACCACGGCCCCACCGATGTCGGCTGCCCCTCGCTGTTCGCGGAACTGGGTAGCGGCGACGAGCAGTGGGATGACCCCGACGGTGCCGACGCCGTCGCCCGCGCCATCCTCGAGCTTCGAACAGTCGATCCCCACCGCTCGAGACAGGTCGTCGGCTTCGGCGGCAACCACTACGCCCCGCGATTCGAGCGGATCGTTCGGAAGACGTCGTGGGCGGTCGGCCACGTCGCGGCCGACTGGGCCCTCGAGGCCATGGACCACCCGACGGCCCACCGCGGCGTCCTCGAGCGCGCCTTCGACGCCAGCGAGGCGAAGATTGCGCTGCTCGACGGCGAGTGGCCGGTCCTCGAGGAGACCCTCGAATCGATGGACTGCCGGATCGTCAGCGAGACGTGGCTGCGCGAGGTCGACGACCGGCCGCTCGAGGTGGTCGATCGAGTCGAGTCCGATCTGGGGGCCGTCGACGACGGCGTTCGCTTCGGCGACCGACTCGCGGACCCGTTCGCCGTCGTCGATCTCCCGGCCGACCTCGTCAGTACTGCACAGGGGATCGACCCGGACCGCGTCCGCGCGATCGTCGAGACCGAAACCGTCGCCTTCACGACCGACAACGGCGGGAGCCGCGTCGGCTCGCGGGCGGCGATTCCCGAGAGCGAATCCGAAACCGCCGAGACTGATTCCGAAGGTAAATCCGAGCGCGAGGACCCCTCGAGCGACGCACTCGAGACGATTATCGAGGAACTGGCCGGCGTGCTCGAGGAAAAGTACGACGCGGTGACGGTCGAAGACGACGCCGTCGTCGCCGAAGAGACGGCGTTCGACCCCAGGTTAGCGCGGCAGGTCGGCGTGCCGGAGGGGCCGAAGTTCGGCGCGCTCGCCGACGGCGAATCGGTCACCGTCGACGGGGAAACGGTCAGTCCCGAGAGGGTTCGGACCGAGCGGACGCGTCGGTTTCCGATCTGA
- a CDS encoding shikimate dehydrogenase translates to MDVYGLLGNPVGHSLSPPMHEAAYDELGLEARYVTFEPDVDDIEDAVHGADALGVAGLNVTIPFKQDALEIVAPEDLATRIGAVNTIDFSGSGPPTGYNTDAVGALRALRDHDVAVEDARAVVVGAGGAGRAVAFGLADAGATVAIANRTEQTAHELADEVPRATGHGLGDLEKLVGNADILVNATSVGMEEDATPVPADALHEELAVLDAVYRPLETRLLADAAEAGATTVDGAWMLLYQGVEAFEIWTGRDAPVAVMNEALRSRL, encoded by the coding sequence ATGGACGTATACGGTCTGCTCGGCAACCCGGTCGGCCACTCGCTGTCACCGCCGATGCACGAGGCGGCCTACGACGAACTCGGGCTCGAGGCGCGCTACGTGACCTTCGAGCCCGACGTGGACGACATCGAAGACGCCGTTCACGGAGCCGACGCGCTCGGCGTTGCGGGGCTGAACGTGACGATCCCGTTCAAGCAGGACGCCCTCGAGATCGTCGCGCCCGAGGATCTGGCGACCCGGATCGGCGCGGTCAACACGATCGACTTCTCGGGGTCGGGGCCGCCGACGGGTTATAATACGGACGCCGTCGGCGCGTTGCGCGCGTTGCGCGATCACGACGTGGCAGTCGAAGACGCCCGGGCGGTCGTCGTCGGTGCCGGCGGTGCCGGCCGAGCGGTCGCCTTCGGCCTCGCGGACGCCGGCGCGACCGTCGCGATCGCTAACCGGACCGAGCAGACGGCCCACGAACTGGCCGACGAGGTGCCCCGCGCGACCGGCCACGGGCTCGGGGACCTCGAGAAACTTGTCGGAAACGCCGACATCCTGGTCAACGCCACGAGCGTGGGGATGGAAGAGGACGCGACGCCGGTGCCCGCCGACGCGCTCCACGAGGAGCTGGCGGTTCTGGACGCGGTCTACCGGCCCCTCGAGACGCGGCTCCTGGCCGACGCGGCCGAGGCCGGGGCGACGACCGTCGACGGCGCGTGGATGCTGCTCTATCAGGGCGTCGAGGCCTTCGAGATCTGGACCGGTCGGGACGCGCCGGTCGCGGTGATGAACGAGGCGCTGCGCTCGCGGCTGTAA